In the Triticum aestivum cultivar Chinese Spring chromosome 2B, IWGSC CS RefSeq v2.1, whole genome shotgun sequence genome, TTTGGTACTTTGTTATGTTGCATAAAGTTGGTAACAAAAACTACGAGGGGTTGGTAATTTTGCACTTAGTTGATTGGTAAGTCACTGCAGGCAGAATTATGAGAGAAGTTTGCTTATTCTGTTTCCATGAGGTGGAAggatggtaatttttgcacagattgggagggggtggggtgggggtggggtaagTCTTTGTATTAAGCAGATTTTTTTGGAGATTTTGGATGAGTCTTGATTCTTACCAGGGTTAGGTGATGTTGCCTGGTGATTTCTTCGCCGTATCCCTGGTAATTTTCGCCGCTTTCCCTGATGATTTGCTCTGGTTTGATCCAGATCTGGAGGAGGGCTAGGTTTTTGGTGTTGATTTTGAACAGCTGTGTAGGGGGGAGGGGCGTGTGGGTGGTGGGGAGGGTGAGAGAGGGTATACTTGCGTGGGAGGTAACGGGGTGGGGGAAAGTTGCGATTTGGAAATTGCGTCGTGGGGGATGGCATTTTCTGTTGGGCCTTGTACGGTGATCGACCTGGTAAGCTGGCGGGTGATCGGCCTGGTAAGCTGGCGGGTGATCGATAGGTTGGTATGGTACATTTTCTATCGGGCACACTGTTGCCAAATATCACTGTCCATATTTTTTTCATGGGGAGGAAACAAATAGTCATGCGTGGATATGGAAAAATAAAGATTCATTTTTAGTCTACCATTCCACAGGGCATCAAATATGTTGTTGCCACCCGTCTATGGTTGCTCGGTTTTGCCCCGTGTGGTGCGCCATGATCCATTGCTGTTGCTCAGAAAGTCGTTCGCTTCCaccctcccgtggccggttgcagTGAAGACTAAGCATATTTGCATTTATTTGAGCCAACTATGATATATATGGTGGCAAGCAATCCTAAAATCAAACTGATTAGTGTGTTTAATTCATATCATGACATTCCCAGCACCGAAATCTGAATAGTTAGACAACAATGTAAACCTTCATCGCCGGAATCGGAATGAAGGTTCATTTCCTTTTACACAACATCAGAATTTGCATGGTACTAAAGCCGCCTATAACTCACCACAGGATCAATGCTTACTGGAGCATAGCACAACGCATGACAGACTCAGATGCACCATTCTCAAGTCTGAAGCATTCAAACGACGAGCATTCATATCCGTTCCAGGAACAAAGCAAAGTTGTACTAGAGGCTAGACCTACTACTAGATGAAGTTCTTAGCTTATCCCACCGGCAACAACATTCCAACGATCCAATTATCACCAACGGCATCAATGTTACCAAAAAAGAGGCAATCAAGAAACCCAGCGCAGCTTTGAGAGCACGATCAGTTGCTCATGATGATGTTGGATATTACATTCCCCAGAACTCCTTCTTCTGCTTCTGGTTGCGGAGATCTGGTAGAAATATCAGGGAGTGTATAAGTGTGTAGTCTAGGATCATGTACAGAAGGAACATAGTTAAGTTAGCAAAACATACTTCCAATTTAACAGAATGGGGACAAGACATTAAGCAGATTATATATGCACATAAAAGCATGTGGCTTTTCAGGGAAAGCGGAACAAGAAAGTATGCAGTCGATATCCGTCAGCAAATAGCACAGGAACATACAAGCAAGTAAAAGTACTGATAATGAAAATAAATACAAAATGCTATCTGAAGAGAAGGTATGACTCACAAGCACTCCCGCTGTGGCGCACATAAATTTTCTCGACTGGTATACCATTTGCCATAAACAAATTTGCCAGCTTATGGACTCTCCCATCATCCTTTGAGCATGTGATCTTCACCATTCGAAGATCTTTGCAAGTAAATGATCTTCCCCGTAGTTTGATACGTGTTTCTGATGCCTCTCTGGCATTGAagttcttttgcagataaaaaagttGTTGTTAAGCATGCGCTAAAATACTCAAAACTAAAATATAATCAAGTAAGCATAAGCCCCAAATATGTAATTACACATACAATTTTAAGTTGGAGAAAGAGCTTCTGTATATTAGGTGAGTGCTACAGCAAGAAAATTAATGCATCAAAGTCTGCAGTCATACACCATTCACCAAGAGATAGGGTCTTCAGGTTGCCAAAATTTGGACATGTATTCAGTTCCCTACTCAGAACAACCTACACATTGCACATAACATGAGTATTCAGCAACTAAACATAGTAATTTGAATCgattttatattttatatattgAATACAATAGGTTTGTTTAATATGCAGAGAAGAAAACAAACATACCAACCACGAGAAAGAAATTAAGACATATAGTGATGTGTTACCATGATTAGTACCTATTTGGTACGCAGACTCAAAATAGTTAATTACACAACGCTTTGAACAGTAATCATTTAAAAAGATACACTACTTCAAGAATGTAAAAAATAACAAACAATAATCTGAAATAATATATAATGCTCTCTTGAAGCTTCATACTTCCATATCTCATTGATTTCACCTACTACATTTGATGATGAAATGAGCTACTACTAATTTCTTGATCTGAACTCTTCTCCAAGTCAACTGTGCCTTTCTAACCAGGTGGTGCTACTTATGTAAGAAATGTGCTCATTGTACATATGTATTCTGTTGGGAGCAACATAAATTTCTTTTGCAAACATCAAAAAAAGTTGTTAAGAAAAAACACAATTATGGCTATATCAAGGAAATCTTCATATATACTCGAAGATAGACAAAATAGTAAAAGGTGGTGACAGCTCTACCTCTCTAGCATCAGTCAACAACTCCAAAGTTCTAGCACTTGAAAGACTCTGAAGAATATGACGACCACCTAAAATCTTCGTATCATTGCATTCTCTATATCCACCATAGATACTGTCTTTACTGGAAATCAGGCCTTTACCTTTGTAGCCATACTTTGCATCATTTGCAATCTCACTGTATGCATAGGTATTGTCATCGTTGTTGATATCACCACCATAATTATAATTATCCGTGTGATGATCATGCCTGTAAATTCCTTCAGCAAAACCATGTCCATATCCAAACCTTATAAAATCATCATATCCAACATTATCACTCAAGGAAGACTCTTCATGAATCTTCGAGCTCTCTGTCCAATCATTGTAGTCGCTATCATCCCCGTCGTCATCAGTAGTTCCATCACAGTAATCTTCATCACTGATGTATTCATTGTCATCACCCAAGAAAGAGTCATCAAGTATGATAGTAGCTGTGACAAGTGACCCCAAATTCTTGAATGATGGGACTCGGACGTAAGGTGTGATGAGGTGCAGAAGTAGGAGGTTCGGAGCAGCAATGGAGAAGGCACAACTGATCTCGCATTCG is a window encoding:
- the LOC123039075 gene encoding MEIOTIC F-BOX protein MOF-like, which codes for MHRSTTQRPGHRRGAGRAAAKRDRLSTLPDELLHHIMSFLKAWEVVRTCVLARRWRHLWASVPCVDLRVRPSTGRYGDPPEKFRDFVHRLFLLREASAPVVMLRLRSSDEEAGFTDDDASVWMRAAIKRNARVIHLTGRCSEIASLDRVSFISCHLKVLKLSYAMLDYRILRQLSSSCTSLEVLGLKDCLVAGPRIVSVSLKTLIMLECEISCAFSIAAPNLLLLHLITPYVRVPSFKNLGSLVTATIILDDSFLGDDNEYISDEDYCDGTTDDDGDDSDYNDWTESSKIHEESSLSDNVGYDDFIRFGYGHGFAEGIYRHDHHTDNYNYGGDINNDDNTYAYSEIANDAKYGYKGKGLISSKDSIYGGYRECNDTKILGGRHILQSLSSARTLELLTDAREVELSPPFTILSIFEYI